One genomic window of Halococcus sediminicola includes the following:
- the uvrB gene encoding excinuclease ABC subunit UvrB, with protein MSDTQSGPLQPDRPGKEIPFRVEAPFDPAGDQPEAIEQLAAGFEQGMDAQTLLGVTGSGKTNTVSWVVEEIQKPTLVIAHNKTLAAQLYEEFRNLFPDNAVEYFVSYYDYYQPEAYVEASDTYIDKDASINDEIDRLRHSATRSLLTRDDVIVVASVSAIYGLGDPKNYIDMSLELEVGQEIDRDELLKGLVDLNYERNDVDFTQGTFRVRGDTVEIFPMYGRFAVRVEFWGDEIDRLTKLDPLEGEVKSEEPAVLIHPAEHYSIPENRLETAIGEIEELMDERVSYFEREGDLVAAQRIEERTTFDLEMLRETGYCSGIENYSVHLSDRDSGDAPFTLLDYFPDDFLTVIDESHQTVPQIRGQFAGDKSRKDSLVGNGFRLPTAYDNRPLRQPEFAEKTGQTLYVSATPADYEREQSEQIVEQIVRPTHLVDPKVEISPVDGQIDDLLERIDGRVERDERILVTTLTKRMAEDLTEYLEEAGIAVEYMHDETDTLERHELVRGLRLGEFDVLVGINLLREGLDIPEVSLVAILDADQEGFLRSETTLVQTMGRAARNVNGEVVLYADDVTDSMESAIDETQRRREIQQEYNAEHGFEPRTIEKEVGETNLPGSETDTGGTATLEPDSTEEARELVADLEDRMDEAAGNLEFELAADIRDRIRELRNEFDLESKGGVPPEEDVPPEAEF; from the coding sequence ATGAGTGATACCCAGTCCGGCCCGCTCCAGCCGGACCGTCCCGGAAAGGAGATCCCGTTTCGCGTCGAGGCACCGTTCGATCCCGCGGGCGATCAGCCCGAAGCCATCGAACAGCTCGCGGCGGGGTTCGAGCAGGGGATGGACGCCCAGACCCTGCTCGGGGTCACGGGGTCCGGTAAAACGAATACCGTCTCGTGGGTCGTCGAGGAAATCCAGAAACCGACGCTCGTCATCGCGCACAACAAGACCCTCGCCGCACAGCTCTACGAGGAGTTCCGCAACCTCTTCCCGGACAACGCCGTCGAGTATTTCGTCTCGTACTACGACTACTACCAGCCCGAGGCCTACGTCGAGGCCAGCGACACCTACATCGACAAGGACGCCTCGATCAACGACGAGATCGACCGGCTCAGACACTCCGCGACGCGCTCGCTGCTCACCCGCGACGACGTGATCGTGGTCGCCTCCGTCTCCGCGATCTACGGGCTCGGTGACCCGAAGAACTACATCGATATGAGCCTCGAACTCGAAGTGGGTCAGGAGATCGACCGCGACGAGTTGTTGAAGGGTCTCGTCGATCTGAACTACGAGCGCAACGACGTCGACTTCACGCAGGGCACCTTCCGTGTTCGGGGCGATACGGTGGAAATCTTCCCGATGTACGGCCGTTTCGCCGTTCGGGTCGAGTTCTGGGGCGACGAAATCGACCGCTTGACGAAACTCGACCCGCTCGAAGGCGAGGTCAAAAGCGAGGAGCCGGCCGTCCTCATCCACCCCGCAGAGCACTACTCGATCCCCGAAAATCGCCTCGAAACGGCCATCGGGGAAATCGAGGAGCTGATGGACGAACGGGTCTCCTATTTCGAGCGCGAGGGCGACCTCGTCGCGGCCCAGCGCATCGAGGAGCGCACCACTTTCGACCTCGAAATGTTGCGCGAGACGGGCTACTGCTCGGGCATCGAGAACTATTCGGTGCATCTCTCCGACCGCGATTCGGGTGACGCGCCGTTCACCCTCCTGGACTACTTCCCCGACGACTTTCTGACTGTCATCGACGAATCCCACCAGACCGTGCCCCAGATCAGGGGTCAGTTCGCGGGCGACAAATCCCGCAAGGACTCGCTGGTGGGCAACGGTTTCCGCCTGCCGACGGCCTACGACAACCGTCCGCTCCGCCAGCCCGAGTTCGCCGAAAAGACCGGCCAGACTCTCTACGTGAGCGCGACGCCTGCCGACTACGAGCGTGAGCAGTCCGAACAGATCGTCGAGCAGATCGTTCGGCCCACCCATCTCGTCGATCCGAAGGTCGAGATCTCGCCGGTCGACGGCCAGATCGACGATCTCCTCGAACGGATCGACGGGCGCGTCGAGCGCGACGAGCGGATCCTCGTCACCACGCTCACCAAGCGGATGGCCGAGGACCTCACCGAATACCTCGAAGAGGCCGGCATCGCCGTCGAGTACATGCACGACGAGACGGACACGCTCGAACGCCACGAACTCGTCCGCGGCCTTCGTTTGGGGGAGTTCGACGTGCTCGTGGGCATCAACCTCCTCCGTGAGGGCCTCGACATTCCCGAAGTCTCGCTGGTGGCGATCCTCGACGCCGATCAGGAGGGGTTCCTCCGCTCGGAAACCACGCTCGTCCAGACGATGGGTCGCGCAGCGAGAAACGTCAACGGCGAAGTGGTACTCTACGCCGACGACGTGACCGACTCGATGGAGTCGGCGATCGACGAGACCCAGCGCCGCCGCGAGATCCAGCAGGAGTACAACGCCGAGCACGGCTTCGAGCCACGGACCATCGAGAAGGAGGTCGGCGAGACGAACCTCCCCGGATCGGAGACCGATACTGGAGGCACGGCGACCCTCGAACCGGACTCAACCGAGGAAGCCAGAGAACTCGTCGCCGACCTCGAAGATCGGATGGACGAGGCCGCCGGCAACCTGGAGTTCGAGCTCGCGGCGGACATCCGCGATCGCATCCGCGAACTCCGCAACGAGTTCGATCTCGAAAGCAAAGGGGGCGTTCCACCCGAAGAAGACGTGCCGCCGGAAGCCGAGTTCTAA
- a CDS encoding ribonucleoside-diphosphate reductase subunit alpha, which yields MPVRYGRGSRSTETAGQRSTASHNHVPTVSHTMSEGAQATQADVVRRALDRARPDGEEIITESAAADVVAATERDLYAGAADVAAREALIGVLTARIEHEPGYKRLAAAVFRHQHYRDVTGEEPGPEEIPETGYRETFRWGIERGIEADLLDERMGEYDLDALADHLDPARDDRLEYMAMTTLAQRYFLTIDDEPIELPQAFWMRVAMGIALAEPAGERLARAKEFYNELSTLRFVFSTPTLFHAGTTHPQLSSCYLTTVPDDLEGIFDSYKAHAKLSKWSGGLGNDWTNVRAAGARIASTGVESTGTVPFLNISNDVTAAINRSGKRRGAACAYLEPWHLDFPAFLDLKRNTGDERRRTHEMNTAAWVPDLFMKRVENDERWTLFSPDETSDLHGTYGEAFEQRYCEYERQADEGEIDQYERRDATELWRTMLTRLFETGHPWLTFKDACNVRSPQNHAGVVNSSNLCTEITLNTSAEETAVCNLGSVNLARHVGEDGIDRERLADTIETAMRMLDNVVDLNFYPTDRAERSNTRHRPVGLGMMGFHEALIEQDIPMASDEAIDFADRIAEFHSYHAILNSSRLAAERGPYDSYEGSKWDRDLFPQDTVSLLEDERDREIPIDVTERLDWGPVREHVAEHGMRNSNTMAIAPTATISTIAGTTPSIEPLYSNLYVKSNMSGEFTVVNDRLVADLDERDLWDEEMLDRIKYHDGSIQDIPEIPEEIRERHRGAFEIDPRHQLELAAHRCIWLDQSQSVNVFFPSTDGSLLDDVYRTAWKLGLKTTYYLRTLGASQFEKSTIDMAEYGRTQTRDVEDDGTEDTDSTDDGDGDETDLPTVEDPTCEACQ from the coding sequence GTGCCCGTTCGATACGGACGCGGTTCCCGGTCGACGGAAACCGCCGGACAGCGATCGACAGCGAGTCACAACCATGTGCCGACAGTCAGCCACACCATGAGCGAAGGAGCACAGGCCACCCAAGCGGACGTCGTTCGCCGGGCGCTCGACCGAGCGCGCCCGGACGGCGAGGAGATCATCACCGAGAGCGCCGCCGCGGACGTCGTCGCCGCGACCGAACGCGACCTCTACGCGGGCGCGGCCGACGTGGCGGCCCGCGAGGCGCTGATCGGGGTGTTGACCGCCCGCATCGAGCACGAGCCGGGGTACAAACGGCTCGCCGCCGCGGTGTTCCGCCATCAGCACTACCGCGACGTCACGGGCGAGGAACCCGGCCCGGAGGAGATCCCCGAAACGGGCTACCGCGAGACATTCAGATGGGGGATCGAGCGCGGCATCGAAGCGGATCTCCTCGACGAACGGATGGGCGAGTACGATCTCGACGCACTCGCCGACCACCTCGATCCCGCGCGCGACGACCGACTCGAATACATGGCGATGACGACGCTCGCCCAGCGGTACTTCCTCACCATCGACGACGAACCGATCGAGCTTCCACAGGCGTTCTGGATGCGCGTCGCGATGGGCATCGCACTCGCCGAACCCGCAGGCGAGCGCCTCGCGCGCGCGAAGGAATTCTACAACGAACTCTCCACCCTCCGCTTCGTCTTCTCGACGCCGACGCTGTTTCACGCCGGGACGACCCACCCGCAGCTCTCGTCGTGCTATCTCACGACCGTGCCGGACGATCTAGAGGGGATCTTCGATTCGTACAAGGCCCACGCGAAGCTCTCGAAGTGGTCCGGCGGGCTCGGCAACGACTGGACGAACGTCCGGGCGGCGGGCGCACGCATCGCATCGACGGGCGTCGAATCGACGGGCACGGTCCCGTTCCTCAACATCTCGAACGACGTGACCGCGGCGATCAACCGGTCGGGAAAGCGCCGCGGTGCGGCGTGTGCCTATCTCGAACCGTGGCATCTCGACTTCCCGGCCTTCCTGGATCTGAAGCGCAACACGGGCGACGAGCGCCGGCGCACCCACGAGATGAACACCGCGGCGTGGGTGCCCGATCTGTTCATGAAGCGCGTCGAGAACGACGAGCGATGGACCTTGTTCTCGCCCGACGAAACGTCCGATCTCCACGGAACCTATGGCGAGGCGTTCGAGCAACGCTATTGCGAGTACGAGCGCCAGGCCGACGAGGGCGAGATCGACCAGTACGAGCGCCGCGACGCCACCGAGCTCTGGCGAACGATGCTCACCCGCCTGTTCGAGACCGGCCATCCGTGGCTCACGTTCAAGGACGCCTGCAACGTCCGTTCGCCCCAGAACCACGCGGGCGTCGTCAACTCCTCGAATCTCTGTACCGAGATCACGCTCAACACCTCCGCCGAGGAGACCGCGGTCTGCAATCTCGGCTCGGTGAATCTCGCTCGCCACGTCGGCGAGGACGGGATCGATCGCGAGCGCCTCGCCGACACCATCGAGACGGCGATGCGGATGCTCGACAACGTGGTGGATCTCAACTTCTATCCCACCGACCGCGCCGAGCGCTCGAACACCCGCCATCGACCCGTCGGTCTCGGCATGATGGGCTTTCACGAGGCGCTGATCGAGCAGGACATCCCGATGGCGAGCGACGAGGCCATCGACTTCGCCGACCGCATCGCGGAGTTTCACTCCTATCACGCTATACTCAATTCCTCACGCCTCGCTGCGGAACGCGGCCCCTACGACTCCTACGAGGGTTCGAAGTGGGATCGCGATCTCTTCCCGCAGGACACCGTCTCGCTGTTGGAGGACGAACGCGATCGCGAGATCCCGATCGACGTGACCGAACGCCTCGACTGGGGACCAGTTCGCGAGCACGTCGCCGAGCACGGGATGCGCAACTCGAACACGATGGCGATCGCGCCGACGGCGACGATCTCGACGATCGCCGGCACCACCCCCTCGATCGAGCCGCTCTATTCGAATCTCTACGTCAAATCGAACATGAGCGGCGAGTTCACCGTCGTCAACGACCGCCTCGTCGCCGATCTCGACGAGCGCGATCTCTGGGACGAGGAGATGCTCGATCGGATCAAGTATCACGATGGCTCGATCCAGGATATTCCCGAAATTCCCGAGGAGATCCGCGAGCGCCATCGCGGCGCGTTCGAGATCGACCCGCGCCACCAGCTCGAACTCGCCGCTCACAGGTGTATCTGGCTCGATCAGAGCCAGTCGGTCAACGTCTTCTTCCCCTCGACGGACGGCTCGCTGCTCGACGACGTCTACCGAACGGCCTGGAAACTCGGCCTGAAGACGACCTACTATCTCCGTACGCTGGGCGCGAGCCAGTTCGAGAAATCCACTATCGACATGGCCGAGTACGGCCGGACGCAGACGCGCGACGTGGAGGACGACGGCACCGAAGACACCGACAGCACCGACGACGGTGACGGAGACGAAACCGACCTTCCGACGGTCGAAGATCCGACCTGCGAGGCCTGCCAGTAA
- a CDS encoding ribonucleotide-diphosphate reductase subunit beta, which translates to MPITYTTDSDGHDPNKILPIDYEWAREYYRDGVANNWVPEEIPMGEDVRQWNEGELTDAERQLVEWNLGFFSTAESLTANNIVLAVYDHVTAPECRQYLLRQAYEEAVHTDTFIYCCDSLGFDPDYLYGMYDRIPAIEEKDEFVVDLTRVIDRDDFEIDSQDDVRAFMRDLIGFYVIMEGIFFYAGFAMMLGLKRQGKMTGIGQQFEYIMRDESLHLGFGVDLIDAIRTETGAWTADFGREVRELVTEAVDLERRYAREACPEEILGMGPDQFAEYVEYVADRRLGQLDLDPEYGTDNPFPWLSAAADLNKEKNFFETQVTEYRTGGSLEW; encoded by the coding sequence ATGCCGATCACCTACACCACCGATTCGGATGGACACGACCCGAACAAGATCCTGCCGATCGACTACGAGTGGGCGCGCGAATACTACCGCGACGGCGTGGCGAACAACTGGGTTCCCGAGGAGATCCCGATGGGCGAGGACGTTCGCCAATGGAACGAGGGTGAACTCACCGACGCCGAGCGCCAACTCGTCGAGTGGAACCTGGGTTTTTTCTCCACCGCGGAATCGCTGACCGCGAACAACATCGTGCTCGCGGTCTACGACCACGTCACCGCCCCCGAGTGTCGCCAGTATCTCCTCCGTCAAGCCTACGAGGAAGCCGTCCACACGGACACGTTCATCTACTGCTGCGACAGTCTGGGCTTCGATCCGGACTATCTCTACGGGATGTACGACCGGATTCCCGCCATCGAGGAGAAAGACGAGTTCGTGGTCGATCTCACCAGAGTAATCGACCGCGACGACTTCGAGATCGATAGCCAAGACGACGTTCGAGCGTTCATGCGCGATCTGATCGGCTTTTACGTCATCATGGAGGGCATCTTCTTCTACGCCGGCTTCGCGATGATGCTCGGGCTCAAGCGCCAGGGGAAGATGACCGGCATCGGCCAGCAGTTCGAGTACATCATGCGCGACGAGTCCCTGCATTTGGGATTCGGCGTCGATCTCATCGATGCCATCCGCACGGAGACCGGCGCGTGGACCGCCGACTTCGGTCGTGAGGTCCGCGAACTCGTCACCGAGGCCGTCGATCTCGAACGCCGCTACGCCCGCGAGGCCTGCCCGGAGGAGATCCTCGGGATGGGCCCCGACCAGTTCGCCGAGTACGTCGAGTACGTCGCCGACCGCCGGCTCGGCCAGCTCGATCTCGACCCCGAGTACGGAACTGACAACCCGTTCCCGTGGCTCTCGGCAGCCGCCGACCTGAATAAAGAAAAGAACTTCTTCGAGACCCAGGTAACGGAGTACCGCACCGGCGGCTCGCTGGAGTGGTGA
- a CDS encoding acyl-CoA thioesterase gives MTLGASYTEMSEILMPTDTNNLGCALGGRVLHWMDICAAIASRRFSGGLTVTAAMEGVAFLAPIEQGEIVTLSGYVFATGRTSMDVKVTVTAERPAADELRETTTSFFTFVAVDGSHGTRPVPDLVCAGDHQHALRDRALEQRREHRKRTG, from the coding sequence ATGACCCTCGGCGCGTCGTACACGGAGATGAGCGAGATCCTGATGCCGACCGATACCAACAATTTGGGATGCGCGCTCGGCGGACGGGTGCTCCACTGGATGGACATCTGCGCGGCGATCGCCTCACGGCGGTTTTCGGGTGGGTTGACCGTCACCGCGGCGATGGAGGGCGTTGCATTTCTCGCGCCGATCGAGCAGGGCGAGATCGTCACGCTCTCGGGCTACGTCTTCGCGACGGGGCGGACGAGTATGGACGTGAAAGTCACTGTCACGGCCGAACGCCCGGCGGCCGACGAACTCCGCGAGACGACGACCTCGTTTTTCACCTTCGTCGCCGTCGACGGCTCGCATGGCACGCGACCGGTGCCCGACCTCGTCTGCGCGGGCGATCACCAGCACGCGCTCCGCGATCGTGCTCTCGAACAACGCCGCGAGCACCGCAAACGTACCGGATAA
- a CDS encoding excinuclease ABC subunit C — translation MDAAHVRERAADLPREPGVYQFRADGTTLYVGKAVDIRERVRSYADPRSYRIGKMVERAKEIECAVTDTETQALLLEANLIKRHQPRYNVRLKDDKSYPLVQLTDHEFPRIEVTRDPNPGAVAFGPYTERGRVETVVKALRETYGVRGCSDHKFSGRDRPCLDHDLGLCTAPCTGEIGGEEYIADVESVERFFEGSPGLLADPLTREMERATQKKNFERAANLRDKLQVVESFHEGGGEAVSAQTGEEWVDVLGAVVEGESATVARLHSEGGQLVERDRHTLSVPDDGEEGVGSVLAAFIVQYYAERSLPDALLLSERFVDDELDDWLSSENVAVRVPGAGREATLVELALKNARRGRGKADGTAALAERLGIERANRIEGFDVSHAQGRAAVGSDVTFVDGSPEKSDYRRKKLQDENDDYANMRALVAWRARRAVEGRDDRPEPDLLLIDGGEGQLNAARDALSEVGWDVPAIGLAKAEERVVTPEGSFAWPDDAPERHLLQRVRDESHRFAVQYHQTLRDEVKTVLDDVPGIGPETRKRLLRRFGSVDGVRAASPDELQSVSGVGEKTATTIQGRL, via the coding sequence ATGGACGCAGCGCACGTCCGCGAGCGCGCCGCCGACCTCCCGCGCGAACCGGGCGTCTATCAGTTTCGAGCGGACGGGACGACCCTTTATGTGGGGAAGGCCGTCGATATCCGCGAGCGGGTGCGCTCGTACGCCGACCCGCGCTCGTACCGCATCGGGAAGATGGTCGAGCGCGCGAAAGAGATCGAGTGTGCGGTCACGGACACCGAGACGCAGGCCCTCCTGCTGGAGGCGAACCTCATCAAGCGCCACCAGCCACGGTACAACGTCCGCCTGAAGGACGACAAGTCGTATCCATTAGTGCAACTCACCGATCACGAGTTCCCGCGCATCGAGGTGACACGGGACCCGAACCCGGGTGCCGTGGCGTTCGGGCCGTACACCGAGCGCGGGCGCGTCGAGACCGTGGTGAAGGCACTCCGGGAGACCTACGGCGTGCGGGGCTGTTCGGATCACAAGTTTTCCGGACGCGATCGGCCCTGTCTCGACCACGACCTCGGACTCTGCACCGCGCCGTGTACCGGCGAGATCGGTGGTGAGGAGTACATCGCCGACGTCGAGTCCGTCGAGCGCTTTTTCGAGGGGAGTCCGGGACTGCTCGCCGATCCCCTCACTCGGGAGATGGAGCGCGCAACACAGAAGAAAAACTTCGAGCGGGCCGCGAACCTGCGCGATAAGCTTCAGGTCGTGGAATCGTTCCACGAGGGCGGCGGCGAGGCCGTGTCGGCCCAAACCGGTGAGGAGTGGGTCGACGTGCTGGGCGCGGTCGTCGAGGGTGAGAGCGCGACGGTCGCCAGATTACACAGCGAGGGCGGCCAGCTCGTCGAGCGCGACCGCCACACACTCTCGGTGCCCGACGACGGCGAGGAGGGTGTGGGGAGCGTGCTCGCGGCGTTCATCGTCCAGTATTACGCCGAGCGCTCGCTGCCCGATGCACTGCTGCTCTCGGAGCGATTCGTGGACGACGAACTCGACGACTGGCTCAGTAGTGAGAACGTCGCGGTGCGCGTTCCCGGTGCGGGGCGCGAAGCGACCCTCGTGGAGCTGGCGCTCAAAAACGCCCGCCGCGGACGCGGAAAGGCCGACGGGACGGCGGCACTCGCCGAACGCCTCGGCATCGAACGGGCGAACAGGATCGAGGGGTTCGACGTGAGCCACGCACAGGGCCGGGCCGCCGTCGGCAGCGACGTGACGTTCGTCGACGGTAGTCCCGAGAAATCCGACTACCGGCGAAAGAAATTGCAAGACGAAAACGACGACTACGCCAACATGCGCGCGCTTGTGGCGTGGCGCGCTCGGCGGGCCGTCGAGGGGCGAGATGATAGGCCGGAACCCGACCTGCTGCTCATCGACGGCGGCGAAGGGCAGTTGAACGCCGCGCGCGATGCGCTCTCCGAGGTCGGCTGGGACGTACCCGCGATCGGACTGGCGAAGGCCGAAGAACGCGTCGTCACCCCCGAGGGGAGTTTCGCGTGGCCCGACGACGCGCCCGAGCGCCACCTGCTCCAGCGCGTGCGCGACGAGTCCCATCGGTTCGCGGTGCAGTACCACCAGACCCTGCGCGACGAGGTGAAGACCGTGCTCGACGACGTCCCCGGCATCGGCCCGGAAACGAGAAAACGTCTGCTCCGGCGCTTCGGCAGCGTCGACGGGGTGCGCGCGGCCTCGCCCGACGAACTGCAGTCGGTCTCTGGAGTGGGCGAGAAGACCGCCACGACGATCCAGGGACGGCTCTGA
- a CDS encoding helix-turn-helix transcriptional regulator, whose translation MSDGARVLAGVLCLVVLASAAVPAVAQSESGIGTVEVSGSGVIGPESTNGSIYLWSDDSVNVSVGFTDDPDARNYRVCLGANREEATRELDCGLEALPNGANGTAEFTNVTWPANATGRQGLVVELQKLSNESNATVLDRKTVPVTVLRRQGDVDGDGLANAREVGAGYNVSNPDMDSDGLTDGAEVNQYGSDPQDPDSDGDGIRDGIEIQRGTDPTASDTDGDGLADDVEATLGTNPTNDLTPVWLVVGVLLVVGVLVALGAFVRRQWREHASGLLNLGADGSSEPTADPEEVDGTDDPSPQTEVAEPMPMTDEDRVLALLREHGGRMKQSHIVERTEWSKAKVSRLLSAMNDEGTVEKLSIGRENIISLDGHGPEAARSPHEENASD comes from the coding sequence ATGAGCGACGGCGCGCGCGTACTGGCGGGAGTGCTCTGTCTGGTGGTGCTCGCCAGCGCCGCCGTCCCGGCCGTCGCCCAGTCCGAAAGCGGCATCGGCACGGTCGAGGTTTCGGGCAGCGGCGTCATCGGCCCCGAATCCACCAACGGCTCGATCTATCTCTGGAGCGACGACTCGGTCAACGTCAGCGTCGGCTTCACCGACGACCCCGACGCGCGCAACTACCGCGTCTGTCTCGGTGCCAACCGGGAGGAGGCGACCCGCGAGCTCGACTGTGGTCTCGAAGCGCTCCCGAACGGAGCCAACGGCACCGCCGAGTTCACGAACGTCACGTGGCCGGCGAACGCCACCGGCCGACAGGGGCTAGTCGTCGAACTCCAGAAGCTCTCGAACGAGAGCAACGCGACGGTGCTCGACCGTAAGACCGTCCCGGTGACCGTACTCCGACGACAGGGCGACGTCGACGGCGACGGCCTGGCGAACGCCCGCGAGGTCGGGGCGGGCTACAACGTCTCGAACCCGGACATGGATTCCGACGGGCTGACCGACGGCGCGGAGGTCAACCAGTACGGCTCGGACCCACAGGACCCCGACAGCGACGGCGACGGCATCCGCGACGGCATCGAGATCCAGCGCGGGACCGACCCGACGGCGAGCGACACCGACGGCGACGGACTCGCCGACGACGTCGAGGCGACGCTCGGGACGAACCCCACGAACGACCTGACGCCCGTCTGGCTCGTCGTCGGGGTGTTGCTCGTCGTCGGCGTCCTCGTAGCCCTCGGCGCGTTCGTCCGTCGACAGTGGCGCGAACACGCCAGTGGGTTGTTGAATCTAGGTGCGGATGGGAGCTCCGAGCCGACGGCCGACCCCGAGGAAGTGGATGGGACTGATGATCCGAGTCCGCAGACCGAAGTCGCCGAGCCGATGCCGATGACCGACGAGGACCGCGTGCTGGCGCTGCTGCGCGAACACGGCGGACGGATGAAACAGTCCCACATCGTCGAGCGGACCGAGTGGTCGAAGGCGAAGGTGAGCCGACTGCTCTCGGCGATGAACGACGAGGGCACCGTCGAGAAGCTCTCGATCGGCCGCGAGAACATTATCAGCCTCGACGGCCACGGCCCGGAGGCCGCGCGCTCGCCACACGAGGAGAACGCGTCAGACTGA
- a CDS encoding ABC transporter ATP-binding protein, which produces MAAIELDGVTKRYGDGSGLPGRSTAPVEALSNLDLAVAEGDIYGFLGPNGAGKSTTINVLLDFIRPTAGSAHVLGLDVQQDSKRVRERVGVLPEGFSPYDRLTGRQHLDFAIESKDTDDDPTAIAERVGIADALDRKAGGYSKGMAQRLVLGMALVGEPDLLILDEPSTGLDPNGAREMRDIVRAERDRGATVFFSSHVLGQVESVCDRVGILQDGELVAEDTVEGLREAAGGETALTVEVERLPEEAVAAVRALDGVSTVRTDETRLTVDCADGAKTTVLSTLEDNGAPVADFDTTGASLEEVFASYTTGEREVRA; this is translated from the coding sequence ATGGCAGCCATCGAACTCGACGGGGTGACGAAGCGCTACGGCGACGGGTCCGGCCTTCCGGGGCGCTCGACCGCTCCCGTCGAGGCGCTCTCGAACCTCGATCTCGCGGTCGCCGAGGGCGACATCTACGGCTTTCTGGGTCCCAACGGGGCGGGGAAGTCGACGACGATCAACGTGCTGCTCGATTTCATCCGGCCGACGGCGGGGAGCGCGCACGTGCTCGGTCTCGACGTCCAGCAGGACAGCAAGCGGGTCCGCGAGCGCGTCGGCGTGCTTCCTGAAGGGTTTTCGCCCTACGACCGCCTGACCGGCCGCCAGCACCTTGATTTCGCCATCGAATCCAAGGACACGGACGACGACCCGACCGCGATCGCCGAGCGAGTGGGAATCGCCGACGCACTCGACCGGAAAGCGGGTGGGTACTCGAAGGGGATGGCCCAACGCCTCGTCCTCGGGATGGCACTGGTCGGCGAGCCGGACCTCCTCATCCTCGACGAACCCTCGACGGGACTGGACCCGAACGGCGCACGCGAGATGCGCGATATCGTGCGCGCCGAGCGCGACCGTGGCGCGACGGTGTTCTTTTCGAGCCACGTCCTCGGACAGGTCGAGTCGGTCTGTGACCGGGTCGGCATCCTTCAGGATGGAGAGCTCGTCGCCGAGGACACCGTCGAAGGGCTGCGCGAGGCGGCCGGCGGCGAGACCGCTCTCACAGTCGAGGTCGAACGGCTTCCCGAGGAGGCGGTGGCGGCGGTCCGCGCGCTCGACGGCGTCTCGACGGTCCGGACGGACGAAACGCGGCTGACCGTCGACTGTGCGGACGGCGCGAAGACCACCGTATTGTCGACACTCGAAGACAACGGCGCGCCGGTGGCCGATTTCGACACGACGGGGGCCTCACTGGAGGAGGTCTTTGCGAGCTACACCACCGGGGAGCGGGAGGTCCGCGCGTGA
- a CDS encoding ABC transporter permease, with the protein MSALAVARKDFQDAIRSRVLLGLTGLFVLFVAGASYFFARIQPGPGGGDPTALVLLFSLLAPAGLLVPILGLALGYKAVAGERESGRIKLLLSLPHSRLDVVLGKALGRTGVLVVPIIVGFAVGAAVIFWQSSRFTPANYLAFAFVTVLLGLAYIAIGVAVSAATTSTFRALIGGVSLLVVLEFLWRQVLLAVVYLVNGLSLPQQRPGDWYYFLQNLPPGSAYDSAARSLLPENPTTLAITGQTPDAFYLQDWFGFVLLALWIIVPLALGYLRFERTDL; encoded by the coding sequence GTGAGCGCGCTCGCCGTCGCACGGAAGGACTTTCAGGACGCGATCCGCTCACGGGTGCTGCTCGGGTTGACAGGGCTGTTCGTGCTGTTCGTCGCGGGCGCGTCGTACTTCTTCGCGCGGATCCAGCCGGGACCGGGCGGTGGCGACCCCACAGCCTTGGTACTCCTCTTTTCGTTGCTCGCGCCCGCAGGCCTGCTCGTGCCGATACTCGGGCTGGCGCTCGGCTACAAGGCCGTCGCCGGCGAGCGCGAGAGCGGCCGCATCAAGCTCCTGCTCTCACTCCCTCACTCTCGCCTCGACGTTGTTCTCGGGAAGGCACTCGGCCGCACTGGTGTCCTCGTCGTACCGATCATCGTCGGCTTCGCGGTCGGCGCAGCCGTGATCTTCTGGCAGTCGAGTCGCTTCACGCCCGCGAACTATCTCGCGTTCGCGTTCGTGACCGTCCTGCTCGGGCTGGCTTACATCGCCATCGGGGTCGCGGTCTCGGCGGCGACGACCTCGACGTTTCGGGCACTCATCGGCGGCGTCTCGCTGCTGGTCGTCTTGGAGTTCCTCTGGCGGCAGGTGCTCCTCGCCGTCGTCTATCTCGTGAACGGTCTCAGCCTTCCTCAACAACGGCCCGGCGACTGGTACTACTTCCTGCAGAACCTCCCGCCCGGCAGCGCCTACGACAGCGCCGCACGGTCGCTACTGCCCGAGAACCCGACGACGCTCGCCATCACGGGCCAGACTCCCGACGCGTTCTACCTCCAAGACTGGTTCGGGTTCGTGCTTCTCGCCCTCTGGATCATCGTCCCGCTCGCGCTCGGTTACCTGCGCTTCGAGCGCACCGACCTCTGA